One genomic window of Candidatus Pseudobacter hemicellulosilyticus includes the following:
- a CDS encoding short-chain dehydrogenase, which translates to MTNQQIDQFLSNNNFNQEPVKVSFRTRNAITGIFLKSADYEDLKQKNFWRIINESNIKKYLASKDASLARIFNGTEFVKLSLV; encoded by the coding sequence ATGACCAATCAGCAGATCGACCAGTTCTTAAGCAATAACAATTTCAACCAGGAGCCTGTTAAAGTGAGTTTCAGGACAAGGAATGCCATTACCGGCATCTTTCTCAAATCAGCAGATTATGAGGACCTGAAGCAGAAGAATTTCTGGCGTATCATCAACGAAAGCAATATCAAAAAGTACCTGGCTTCCAAAGATGCCAGCCTGGCGCGTATTTTCAACGGAACGGAGTTTGTTAAACTATCACTGGTTTAA
- a CDS encoding two-component regulator propeller domain-containing protein, giving the protein MPIDCLPHCRLLSRLLLLAGILCVHPFGATDVFAQQPHISFKHIQNEQGLSNSTIECIFQDSRGFLWFGTRDGLNRYDGYQLTVYRYDPKDPGSISDNYIKAIQEDSNKVLWVGTTNGLNRLDAASGQFTRFKHDASQPNSLPNNQVNTLFKDDAGQLWAGTAAGGLTRVRVDGSGFDRFPLEQLAPGEPVQVLYEDSKHNSWIGTGRQLYRYNRQTDALSVYPLTGAFSIRAIHEDQQGNIWVGTEDDGLFVIDLVHQQTTRYRHSETDPGSLGSNQVRSILSDRQGNVWIGSINGGLQLFNPPANNFWRYQYEEGNPASLSQRTVSALLEDSQGNLWIGTHRGGINLYTPGTEKFKLYRQTLSASSLSYNDVKAFCEDSQGVLWIGTDGGGLNKMDRSRNQFTHYKYNPFDAGSIGSNEVLHVMEDSEGNLWAGTWGGGLNLLNRATGRFTRFTHQPSDPGSISSNYVQKIYEDRQHNLWIATYYGGLNLFDRKTRRFTRITKDPQGQTSLSGNNIVSIQEDAAGNLWIGTDDGGLNCYDPITRRFSHYFTNDDKLPDLRVIFSDSKQRLWIGQVGLYLFDPVKKTFSLFTNKAGLGAEFIKGMAEDKKGTFWIATSNGLTQWNPDNGQWKKYNTGDGLQGLEFEANAYLQTRAGELFFGGINGFNSFYPAQIRSNNFLPPVYLTELQVFNRTILPGPKSPLQEAISLAKTITLSYDQTAFSLSFAALNYTATENNQYAYKLDGWDKDWNYVGHERKASYTNLDPGSYTFHVKAANNDGIWNEQPTTITIIIRPPFWKTWWFQAIVLGLLLYGILAWYRFRQQQQLHKLEEQKREELHRLQLQLFTNISHEFRTPLSLILGSLEQMQKETPRSASSHHYKIIFRNISRLTGLINELMDFRKVESGALELKVMPGNIGLFLRELADEFSELAIQKNIQFSVAIPEGLPPAWFDRQVLEKIVLNLVSNAFKYTTDGGKISLEVLNDLTGFKPSFGNELLLPNEYQPGSTLYIRVADNGIGISKESIRHLFERYYKISESHLGSGIGLAFVKSLTQLHKGGIHVYSERNEGTEIIIALPVGEADYTAAEQWEQNHEEAGVRLESIHYKYEQQLPAVDRHAPHIPAAPARLHGHAQPQPASGAAVTDPAESNMPVNTEPIGSSQKQMILLVEDSDELRTFLKESLQGQYNVLEAANGQEALEHLEDSFPDLIISDVMMPVMDGIELCRQVKDNVETSHIPFLMLTSRDSLEAQLEGVGSGADFYFAKPISVDLLQLTIRNIFDQRQKLKERYAQDQFAEARDMVHSARDKVFMDQLLSIIEAQLTNPDMDVDYICQQAGMSRTKLYQKIKSITGQSIGEFVRSVRLRHAVKIMTEEDVPLTEVTYRVGIQTQSYFTKAFKKEFGKTPSQFLQELKK; this is encoded by the coding sequence ATGCCAATAGATTGCCTACCCCATTGCCGACTGCTGTCCCGCCTCCTGCTCCTGGCGGGTATACTTTGTGTTCACCCTTTCGGGGCGACTGACGTTTTTGCACAACAGCCCCATATCAGCTTCAAACATATCCAGAATGAACAGGGCCTGTCCAACAGCACCATTGAATGTATTTTCCAGGACAGCCGGGGATTTCTCTGGTTCGGCACCCGTGACGGCCTCAACCGGTACGATGGCTACCAGCTTACCGTATACCGCTATGATCCCAAAGACCCGGGCAGTATCAGTGACAATTATATAAAGGCCATCCAGGAGGATAGTAATAAAGTATTATGGGTAGGCACCACCAATGGGCTCAACAGGCTGGATGCCGCCTCGGGGCAGTTCACCCGGTTCAAGCACGATGCATCCCAGCCCAACAGTCTGCCCAATAACCAGGTCAACACCTTATTTAAAGATGATGCCGGGCAGCTCTGGGCCGGCACCGCCGCCGGCGGGCTGACCCGCGTCCGGGTTGATGGCAGCGGTTTTGACCGCTTCCCCCTGGAACAACTGGCCCCCGGCGAGCCCGTACAGGTCCTTTATGAAGACAGCAAGCACAATTCCTGGATAGGTACCGGCCGGCAATTATACCGGTACAACCGGCAGACGGACGCCCTCTCCGTATACCCGCTGACAGGCGCTTTCAGCATCCGCGCCATCCATGAGGACCAGCAGGGCAATATCTGGGTAGGGACCGAGGACGACGGCCTCTTTGTGATTGACCTGGTCCACCAGCAGACCACCCGCTACCGCCATTCGGAAACGGATCCCGGCAGCCTGGGCAGTAACCAGGTGCGCAGCATCCTGTCCGACCGCCAGGGCAATGTCTGGATAGGCAGTATCAATGGCGGACTGCAGCTCTTCAACCCGCCGGCCAATAATTTCTGGCGCTACCAGTACGAGGAAGGCAATCCCGCCAGCCTCTCCCAGCGGACCGTGTCCGCCCTGCTGGAAGACAGCCAGGGCAATCTCTGGATAGGCACCCACCGCGGCGGCATCAACCTCTATACCCCCGGCACCGAGAAGTTCAAACTGTACAGGCAAACCCTTTCCGCCAGCAGTCTCAGCTATAATGATGTGAAAGCATTTTGCGAAGACAGCCAGGGCGTCCTCTGGATAGGCACCGATGGCGGTGGCCTTAATAAAATGGACCGCAGCCGTAACCAGTTCACCCACTACAAATACAATCCTTTTGACGCCGGCAGCATCGGCTCCAATGAAGTGCTGCATGTAATGGAGGACAGCGAAGGCAATCTATGGGCCGGCACCTGGGGCGGCGGCCTTAACCTGCTGAACCGGGCTACCGGTCGCTTCACCCGCTTTACCCATCAGCCATCCGATCCCGGCTCCATCAGCTCCAACTATGTACAGAAGATCTATGAAGACAGGCAGCACAATCTCTGGATAGCCACCTACTATGGCGGCCTGAACCTGTTTGACCGGAAAACGCGCCGCTTTACCCGTATCACGAAAGACCCGCAGGGGCAAACCAGCCTCAGCGGTAATAATATTGTATCCATCCAGGAAGACGCGGCCGGCAATCTATGGATCGGGACGGATGACGGCGGGCTCAATTGCTATGATCCCATTACCCGGCGGTTCTCGCATTATTTCACCAATGATGATAAGCTGCCCGATCTCCGCGTCATTTTCTCCGACAGCAAACAAAGGCTATGGATCGGCCAGGTAGGACTTTACCTTTTTGATCCCGTCAAAAAGACCTTTTCCCTGTTCACCAACAAAGCCGGACTGGGCGCCGAGTTCATCAAGGGCATGGCCGAAGACAAAAAAGGGACCTTCTGGATCGCTACGTCCAATGGGCTGACGCAGTGGAACCCGGACAATGGCCAGTGGAAAAAATACAATACGGGCGATGGCCTCCAGGGGCTGGAATTTGAAGCCAACGCCTATCTCCAGACCCGCGCCGGTGAGCTGTTCTTTGGCGGCATCAACGGTTTCAACAGTTTTTATCCCGCCCAGATCCGTTCCAATAATTTCCTGCCGCCGGTGTACCTCACGGAGCTGCAGGTCTTCAACCGGACTATCCTGCCCGGCCCCAAAAGCCCGCTGCAGGAAGCCATCAGCCTGGCAAAGACCATTACCCTCTCCTATGACCAGACGGCTTTCAGTCTCAGTTTTGCCGCTCTCAACTATACCGCCACGGAGAACAACCAATACGCCTACAAGCTGGATGGCTGGGACAAGGACTGGAACTATGTAGGGCACGAACGCAAGGCCAGCTATACCAACCTGGATCCCGGCAGTTACACTTTCCATGTGAAAGCGGCCAACAATGATGGCATCTGGAACGAACAGCCCACCACCATCACCATTATCATCCGGCCGCCTTTCTGGAAAACCTGGTGGTTCCAGGCCATTGTGCTGGGGCTGCTGCTGTATGGCATCCTTGCCTGGTACCGCTTCCGCCAGCAACAGCAGCTGCATAAACTGGAAGAGCAGAAACGGGAAGAACTGCACCGCCTTCAGCTACAGCTGTTCACCAATATCAGCCATGAATTCCGCACGCCACTGTCGCTGATCCTGGGCTCCCTGGAGCAGATGCAGAAAGAAACGCCGCGCTCGGCTTCCAGTCATCATTATAAGATCATCTTCCGGAATATCAGCCGGCTCACAGGCCTGATAAATGAGCTGATGGATTTCAGGAAAGTGGAATCGGGCGCCCTGGAACTGAAAGTGATGCCCGGCAATATCGGCCTCTTCCTGCGGGAGCTGGCCGATGAGTTCAGCGAACTGGCTATCCAGAAAAATATACAGTTCAGCGTAGCCATCCCCGAAGGCCTGCCCCCGGCCTGGTTTGACCGGCAGGTGCTGGAAAAGATAGTCCTCAACCTGGTCAGCAACGCCTTCAAGTATACTACGGATGGGGGAAAGATCAGCCTGGAAGTATTGAACGACCTTACCGGTTTCAAACCTTCCTTTGGCAATGAACTGCTGCTGCCCAACGAATACCAGCCCGGATCAACGCTCTATATCCGCGTGGCTGATAATGGCATCGGCATTTCCAAAGAATCTATCCGGCATTTGTTTGAGCGCTACTACAAGATCAGTGAATCCCACCTGGGTTCAGGCATCGGCCTGGCCTTTGTAAAAAGCCTGACCCAGCTGCACAAGGGAGGTATCCATGTATACAGTGAACGCAATGAAGGCACGGAGATCATCATTGCCCTGCCGGTGGGGGAAGCTGATTATACCGCAGCAGAACAATGGGAGCAGAACCATGAAGAAGCGGGGGTGCGATTAGAGAGCATCCACTATAAATATGAGCAGCAACTACCGGCAGTGGACCGGCATGCGCCGCATATCCCGGCAGCCCCGGCCCGGCTCCACGGTCATGCACAGCCACAGCCTGCAAGCGGTGCGGCAGTCACAGACCCGGCTGAAAGTAACATGCCGGTTAACACCGAGCCTATAGGTTCGTCCCAAAAACAAATGATCTTATTGGTAGAGGACAGTGATGAACTAAGGACCTTTTTAAAAGAGAGCTTGCAGGGGCAGTACAATGTGCTGGAAGCCGCCAACGGGCAGGAAGCCCTGGAGCACCTGGAAGACAGCTTCCCGGACCTCATTATCAGTGACGTGATGATGCCGGTGATGGATGGCATTGAATTATGCCGGCAGGTCAAGGACAATGTAGAGACCAGCCATATCCCCTTCCTGATGCTGACCTCACGCGACAGCCTGGAAGCGCAGCTGGAAGGCGTGGGCTCGGGGGCCGATTTCTATTTTGCCAAACCCATCAGCGTTGACCTGCTCCAGCTCACTATCCGCAATATTTTTGACCAGCGCCAGAAACTGAAAGAACGGTATGCCCAGGACCAGTTTGCGGAAGCGCGGGACATGGTGCATTCCGCCAGGGACAAGGTCTTTATGGACCAGCTGCTGTCCATCATTGAAGCGCAGCTCACCAATCCCGATATGGATGTGGATTATATCTGCCAGCAGGCGGGTATGAGCCGCACCAAACTGTACCAGAAGATCAAAAGCATTACGGGGCAGTCTATCGGTGAATTTGTCCGCTCTGTGCGGTTGCGGCATGCGGTGAAAATAATGACGGAGGAAGATGTGCCGCTGACGGAGGTCACTTACCGGGTGGGGATACAGACCCAGTCGTACTTCACCAAGGCCTTTAAAAAAGAGTTTGGCAAAACGCCGAGCCAGTTCCTGCAGGAACTGAAGAAATAA
- a CDS encoding DUF5005 domain-containing protein, with product MRLLLPLMLGLILLGGCHKQDLEHQPHEKAILFFTVPNQLGKTEITRTVDTSRVHINMPKGTDLTAITPRIMVSEGASITPASGTAINFAASNNKYTYKVTGQDGATRDWQVEITEVTNIYDSLVAIPNTGNWEANLLVFHDTVYNRYLTRYSGWNGGDGCVTTLLPNGNVLWSFQDSFFGSVSADRNRTDNVFVRNAGFIQLGKSTAATSYSQLNPTGSDGKAKTWVTVPGVTNGDQELYWGGPAQVLGNSVQMVMGHLVLDNTGTLQHQATDVAVFSLPDLQQTNIIRKKYIGALPFDASIFKCDDGYTYMYATQSFGICAANLMVARAANNDITGNWEFYTKTGWTTTIPASVDDLQPILVSNATQPNVFEYNGKFYLVSQTSCFGLDIDIWEGSSPIGPFTNQRTLYRIPEMYSQPEFISYNSVVHHALSRYGELVISYNINPVDFWSNFNNPGSADRYRPYVVRVFNWQ from the coding sequence ATGCGTTTGCTGCTGCCTCTAATGCTGGGCCTGATCCTGTTGGGCGGTTGCCATAAACAGGACCTTGAACACCAGCCTCATGAAAAAGCCATCCTATTCTTTACAGTGCCCAACCAGCTCGGTAAAACGGAGATCACCCGTACCGTGGATACCAGCCGGGTGCATATCAATATGCCCAAGGGTACTGATCTGACCGCCATCACGCCGCGTATCATGGTGTCCGAAGGCGCGTCCATCACCCCCGCTTCCGGTACAGCCATCAACTTTGCCGCCAGCAATAATAAATATACCTATAAGGTGACTGGCCAGGATGGCGCTACCCGCGACTGGCAGGTAGAGATCACCGAGGTCACCAATATCTACGATAGCCTGGTGGCCATCCCCAATACCGGTAACTGGGAAGCCAACCTCCTGGTATTCCATGATACTGTATACAACAGGTACCTCACCCGCTACTCCGGCTGGAACGGCGGTGACGGCTGCGTCACTACGCTCCTGCCCAATGGCAATGTGCTATGGTCTTTCCAGGACAGCTTTTTTGGATCCGTCAGCGCCGACCGCAACCGGACCGATAACGTCTTTGTCCGTAATGCCGGCTTTATCCAGCTGGGGAAATCCACCGCAGCTACTTCCTATAGCCAGCTCAATCCAACCGGCAGCGATGGCAAGGCCAAAACCTGGGTCACTGTGCCTGGTGTTACCAATGGCGACCAGGAACTGTACTGGGGTGGGCCTGCTCAGGTGCTGGGCAATTCCGTTCAGATGGTCATGGGCCACCTGGTACTGGACAATACCGGCACGCTCCAGCACCAGGCCACAGATGTGGCGGTCTTCTCCCTGCCCGATCTGCAACAGACCAATATCATCCGCAAAAAATATATCGGCGCCCTGCCCTTTGACGCCAGCATTTTCAAATGTGACGACGGCTACACCTATATGTATGCCACCCAATCTTTCGGTATCTGCGCGGCCAACCTGATGGTAGCCCGGGCAGCCAACAATGATATTACAGGCAACTGGGAATTTTACACAAAGACCGGCTGGACAACTACCATACCCGCCAGTGTGGACGATCTCCAGCCCATCCTGGTTTCCAACGCCACCCAGCCCAACGTGTTTGAATACAACGGTAAGTTTTACCTTGTATCACAGACCTCCTGCTTTGGCCTGGACATAGATATCTGGGAAGGCAGCAGCCCCATTGGCCCCTTTACCAACCAGCGGACCCTATACCGCATCCCGGAAATGTATTCCCAGCCGGAATTCATTTCCTATAACTCGGTAGTGCACCATGCGCTTTCCCGCTATGGAGAGCTGGTGATCTCCTATAATATCAACCCCGTTGATTTCTGGAGCAATTTCAATAACCCGGGCAGCGCCGACAGGTATCGCCCCTATGTAGTAAGAGTATTCAACTGGCAATAG
- a CDS encoding cold shock domain-containing protein yields MAKSQETFSKKQREKQRLKKQQDKEEKRKERKGEKKEGKSLSDMMAYLDENGNLTDTPVDPSKKRVFELEDIPVGVPKLEERAPDEPRTGIVAFFNEHKGFGFINDSETRERIFVHVNELSAPIKENDKVSYIPERGPKGPIATNVTLVQK; encoded by the coding sequence ATGGCAAAATCACAGGAAACATTCTCCAAAAAACAACGCGAAAAGCAACGTTTAAAGAAACAGCAGGATAAGGAAGAAAAGCGGAAAGAAAGAAAAGGCGAGAAAAAAGAGGGCAAATCCCTCTCGGATATGATGGCTTATCTTGATGAAAACGGAAATCTCACAGATACACCGGTAGATCCAAGCAAGAAAAGAGTTTTTGAACTGGAGGATATTCCTGTTGGCGTTCCGAAACTGGAAGAGCGGGCGCCTGATGAGCCAAGAACGGGTATTGTTGCTTTTTTCAATGAGCATAAAGGTTTTGGCTTTATTAACGACTCGGAAACCCGCGAACGGATTTTCGTGCACGTTAATGAACTGTCAGCGCCCATCAAAGAAAATGATAAGGTAAGCTATATACCTGAAAGAGGTCCCAAAGGCCCCATCGCTACAAACGTGACGCTTGTTCAAAAATAA
- a CDS encoding glycoside hydrolase family 92 protein, producing the protein MKRILIWPLLLTLALPSLAQQKKITPQVNVFLGSSADHGQLSPAASYPFSMLSIVPQTYPHIHTGYEYAAKEFRGFAHTCFEGVGCMGSGGNILVKPFLGNKDSSKLMKISEAGSPGYYAVSFANGISAAFTVKERAGLHQYRFPAGKKGFQVDLSHTLANSFVAEEHTISGNTISGWVEAKTTCNAGKYRYYYQLQFNRAVTINDDGDHRLTVEVPAAATEVELRIGLSSVNEDYAKQALSPLPFAAMKLAADQAWEKQLGRFQVSGNTPRAALFYSLLYRTLQSPYDISEPDGQYRATDGSLQQSGNKRYNGWAIWDNYRTQLPLLSLLYPTEYQDMVTSIAELFLRGKKNYATQTEPSNTVRTEHALVVLLDAMRKGYKVDITAIKAGLLKEVEGLDFGSPDKALEASYDAWAVGEIFKLSGEQELADKYLQKALDYKKYWEKDFKDLSRNDVDRMQARGLYQGTIWQYRWFVPFDVKGLIELTGGEEKYLEQLDEFFRRDLYNHANEPDLQVPLMYNMTSQYWKSQQLMHAYAADTVVQYYFNDNSKGIDPFVDRIYKNEPKSYIRTMDDDAGAMSAWFVFTAAGIHPACVGWPVYYLNVPLFPTVTLQWPGKKPLQITVQNYAEKNIYISKVVLDGKVLPRNYLTQEELAAGGKLVITAAAKPVTDQATERWITTLE; encoded by the coding sequence ATGAAACGAATTTTAATCTGGCCCTTACTCCTGACCCTGGCACTGCCTTCCCTGGCGCAACAAAAAAAGATCACCCCTCAGGTCAATGTATTCCTGGGCAGTTCCGCTGATCATGGACAGCTTTCTCCCGCGGCATCTTACCCTTTCAGTATGCTCAGCATTGTGCCGCAGACCTACCCGCATATCCACACCGGCTATGAATACGCCGCCAAAGAATTCCGTGGCTTTGCCCATACCTGCTTTGAAGGCGTGGGCTGCATGGGCAGCGGCGGCAATATCCTGGTAAAACCCTTTCTCGGCAATAAGGACAGCAGCAAACTGATGAAGATCAGTGAAGCCGGCTCCCCCGGCTATTATGCCGTTTCTTTTGCCAATGGCATCAGCGCCGCTTTCACAGTGAAGGAACGCGCCGGCCTCCACCAATACCGTTTTCCCGCCGGTAAAAAAGGCTTCCAGGTAGACCTGAGCCATACCCTGGCCAATAGCTTTGTAGCTGAAGAACATACTATTTCCGGCAATACCATCAGCGGCTGGGTAGAAGCCAAGACCACCTGCAATGCCGGTAAATACCGCTACTATTATCAGCTACAGTTCAACCGGGCTGTCACTATCAACGACGACGGCGATCACCGGCTGACCGTGGAAGTCCCTGCTGCCGCCACTGAAGTGGAACTTCGCATAGGACTGTCTTCTGTCAATGAAGACTATGCTAAACAGGCGCTCTCGCCCCTGCCCTTTGCAGCCATGAAACTGGCGGCCGACCAGGCCTGGGAAAAGCAGCTGGGCCGGTTCCAGGTCAGCGGCAATACCCCGCGTGCAGCCCTGTTCTATTCGCTCCTCTACCGTACCCTGCAATCGCCTTATGATATTTCCGAGCCCGACGGGCAGTACCGCGCCACCGATGGTTCCCTGCAACAATCCGGCAACAAACGCTATAACGGCTGGGCCATCTGGGACAACTACCGCACGCAATTACCGCTGCTCTCGCTCCTATACCCCACCGAGTACCAGGACATGGTAACCTCCATTGCTGAGCTATTCCTGCGCGGCAAAAAGAACTACGCCACACAGACCGAACCCTCCAATACTGTTCGCACAGAGCATGCCCTGGTAGTACTGCTGGATGCTATGCGCAAAGGGTACAAAGTGGATATAACCGCCATCAAAGCCGGTCTGCTGAAAGAAGTGGAAGGGCTCGATTTCGGCTCACCTGACAAAGCCCTGGAAGCCAGCTATGACGCCTGGGCCGTAGGGGAGATCTTCAAACTCTCCGGAGAACAGGAACTGGCGGACAAATACCTTCAGAAAGCCCTTGACTATAAAAAATACTGGGAAAAGGATTTCAAAGACCTTTCCAGGAATGATGTAGACCGCATGCAGGCCCGCGGCCTCTACCAGGGCACCATCTGGCAGTATCGCTGGTTTGTTCCTTTTGATGTAAAGGGCCTCATAGAGCTGACAGGCGGCGAAGAGAAATACCTGGAACAACTGGATGAGTTCTTCCGCCGCGACCTGTACAACCACGCCAACGAGCCCGACCTCCAGGTGCCGCTCATGTACAATATGACCAGCCAGTACTGGAAATCCCAGCAGCTGATGCATGCCTATGCAGCAGATACCGTAGTACAGTATTATTTCAATGATAACAGCAAAGGCATTGATCCCTTTGTAGACCGCATCTACAAGAACGAGCCCAAGAGTTATATACGAACCATGGACGATGATGCCGGCGCCATGTCTGCCTGGTTCGTTTTCACCGCCGCAGGTATTCACCCCGCCTGTGTGGGCTGGCCGGTCTACTACCTCAACGTACCGCTGTTCCCCACAGTGACCCTGCAATGGCCCGGTAAAAAACCGCTGCAGATCACCGTACAGAACTATGCAGAGAAGAATATTTACATCAGTAAAGTGGTGCTGGACGGCAAGGTGCTGCCCCGCAACTACCTCACCCAGGAAGAGCTGGCCGCCGGTGGTAAGCTGGTGATCACGGCAGCAGCAAAGCCTGTAACCGATCAGGCTACAGAGCGCTGGATCACTACCCTGGAATAA
- a CDS encoding RNA-binding protein has product MNIYVSNLAFSVQDEELMNLFTQFGAVSSAKVISDRETGRSRGFGFVEMEDDAAAREAIQQLDQTSIDGRDIKVSEARPKPEKSFNNSPFKSDNNFSRRKW; this is encoded by the coding sequence ATGAATATTTATGTTTCTAACCTGGCGTTCAGCGTTCAGGATGAAGAGTTGATGAATCTTTTTACCCAGTTTGGCGCTGTTTCCTCCGCAAAAGTTATCAGCGACAGGGAAACTGGTCGTTCCAGAGGTTTCGGTTTTGTGGAAATGGAAGATGATGCTGCCGCCCGTGAGGCGATCCAGCAGCTGGATCAGACCTCCATTGATGGCAGGGACATTAAGGTCTCTGAAGCCAGGCCCAAACCGGAAAAATCTTTTAACAACAGCCCTTTTAAGAGCGATAATAATTTTTCCAGACGTAAATGGTAA
- a CDS encoding HAD family hydrolase, which yields MKKAIIVDLDNTIYPVSSIGDHLFTPLLQAIEASGEFPDKMADIRADVMRKPFHLIAKKHRFSHALTKQCDAILTNLTYDKPMQPFDDYALLRTLPMNKYLVTSGYRNMQWSKIQQLGIEKDFTAIHIVDPQTSTDTKKIVFERICLGQGYKPEEVLVVGDDLESEIKAGIELGMEVVLFDRIGFYNDQVSGLPTTKSFRYVVDYCLKG from the coding sequence ATGAAGAAGGCAATCATTGTAGACCTGGACAATACCATTTATCCCGTATCCAGCATCGGGGACCATCTCTTTACTCCCCTGCTGCAGGCCATTGAAGCTTCCGGCGAATTCCCGGATAAAATGGCTGATATCCGTGCGGATGTGATGCGGAAACCCTTCCACCTGATAGCAAAGAAACACAGGTTCTCCCATGCGCTGACCAAACAATGCGATGCCATCCTGACCAACCTGACCTATGATAAACCCATGCAGCCTTTTGATGATTATGCCCTGCTGCGCACCCTGCCCATGAACAAATACCTGGTAACATCGGGTTACCGGAATATGCAGTGGAGCAAAATACAGCAGCTGGGCATTGAAAAGGATTTTACCGCCATCCATATTGTGGACCCGCAGACCTCCACCGATACCAAGAAAATTGTCTTTGAAAGGATCTGCCTCGGTCAGGGCTATAAGCCTGAAGAAGTCCTGGTAGTAGGTGACGACCTGGAATCTGAGATCAAAGCCGGCATAGAGCTGGGCATGGAAGTGGTCCTGTTTGACCGCATCGGATTCTATAATGACCAGGTCTCCGGCCTCCCAACCACCAAAAGCTTCCGGTATGTGGTGGATTACTGTTTGAAGGGATAG